In Salmonella enterica subsp. enterica serovar Typhimurium str. LT2, a single window of DNA contains:
- the yhbH gene encoding putative sigma N modulation factor (probable SIGMA(54) modulation protein (ORF95). (SW:RP5M_SALTY)) — MQLNITGHNVEITEALREFVTTKFAKLEQYFERINQVYVVLKVEKVTHISDATLHVNGGEIHASAEGQDMYAAIDGLIDKLARQLTRHKDKLKQH, encoded by the coding sequence ATGCAGCTCAATATCACCGGACATAATGTCGAAATTACTGAAGCCCTGCGTGAATTTGTGACGACAAAATTCGCCAAACTTGAACAGTATTTTGAGCGGATTAATCAGGTATACGTGGTGTTGAAAGTGGAGAAGGTCACGCACATCTCGGATGCGACGCTACACGTTAACGGCGGCGAAATTCACGCCAGCGCGGAAGGCCAAGATATGTATGCCGCCATTGACGGCTTGATTGATAAACTGGCAAGGCAGTTAACCAGGCATAAAGATAAACTGAAACAACACTAA
- the ptsN gene encoding sugar specific PTS family enzyme IIA (also regulates N metabolism; similar to E. coli phosphotransferase system enzyme IIA, regulates N metabolism (AAC76236.1); Blastp hit to AAC76236.1 (163 aa), 95% identity in aa 1 - 163), with protein MINNDTTLQLSSVLNQECTRSGVHCQSKKRALEIISELAAKQLSLPPQVVFEAILTREKMGSTGIGNGIAIPHGKLEEDTLRAVGVFVQLETPIAFDAIDNQPVDLLFALLVPADQTKTHLHTLSLVAKRLADKTICRRLRAALNDEELYQIITDTEGEQNEA; from the coding sequence ATGATAAATAACGATACGACTCTACAACTGAGCAGTGTACTTAACCAGGAGTGTACGCGTAGCGGCGTTCATTGTCAGAGTAAGAAACGCGCGCTGGAAATCATCAGCGAACTGGCGGCAAAACAGCTCAGTTTACCTCCTCAGGTCGTGTTTGAAGCCATTCTGACACGCGAAAAAATGGGCAGTACCGGTATTGGTAATGGTATCGCCATCCCGCACGGGAAACTGGAAGAAGATACCTTACGCGCCGTCGGCGTGTTCGTTCAGCTCGAAACGCCGATCGCGTTCGACGCCATCGATAACCAGCCGGTCGATCTCCTCTTCGCCCTGCTGGTGCCCGCCGATCAAACTAAAACGCATCTGCACACGCTGTCGCTGGTGGCGAAACGTCTGGCGGATAAAACGATCTGCCGCCGCCTGCGCGCGGCGCTGAATGATGAAGAGCTGTATCAAATCATTACTGACACCGAAGGTGAGCAGAATGAGGCATAA
- the yhbJ gene encoding putative P-loop-containing kinase (similar to E. coli orf, hypothetical protein (AAC76237.1); Blastp hit to AAC76237.1 (284 aa), 98% identity in aa 1 - 283) — protein MVLMIVSGRSGSGKSVALRALEDMGFYCVDNLPVVLLPDLARTLADRQISAAVSIDVRNMPESPEIFEQAMNNLPGAFSPQLLFLDADRNTLIRRYSDTRRLHPLSSKNLSLESAIDKESDLLEPLRSRADLIVDTSEMSVHELAEMLRTRLLGKRERELTMVFESFGFKHGIPIDADYVFDVRFLPNPHWDPKLRPMTGLDKPVAAFLDRHTEVHNFIYQTRSYLELWLPMLETNNRSYLTVAIGCTGGKHRSVYIAEQLADYFRSRGKNVQSRHRTLEKRKT, from the coding sequence ATGGTACTGATGATCGTCAGCGGGCGTTCCGGATCAGGTAAATCTGTCGCTCTGCGCGCGCTGGAAGATATGGGATTTTACTGCGTGGATAACCTCCCCGTCGTGCTGTTGCCCGATCTGGCGCGAACGCTGGCCGATCGCCAGATTTCCGCCGCCGTCAGCATTGATGTGCGCAATATGCCTGAATCACCTGAGATTTTTGAACAGGCGATGAATAATCTGCCTGGTGCTTTCTCGCCGCAATTGCTGTTTCTTGATGCCGACCGCAATACCTTGATTCGCCGCTACAGCGACACGCGCCGTTTGCATCCGCTTTCCAGCAAAAATCTTTCTTTAGAGAGTGCGATCGATAAAGAGAGTGACTTGCTGGAGCCGTTACGCTCACGTGCGGATCTGATCGTCGACACTTCAGAAATGTCCGTCCATGAGCTGGCGGAGATGCTGCGTACCCGGCTGTTGGGCAAACGCGAGCGTGAACTGACGATGGTATTTGAGTCCTTCGGCTTTAAACATGGTATCCCGATTGATGCGGACTATGTGTTCGATGTCCGCTTTCTGCCCAACCCGCACTGGGACCCAAAACTGCGCCCCATGACCGGGCTTGATAAGCCGGTAGCCGCGTTTCTTGACCGACACACAGAAGTTCACAATTTTATCTATCAGACTCGCAGCTATCTTGAGCTATGGTTACCGATGCTGGAGACCAACAACCGCAGCTACCTTACCGTCGCTATCGGTTGTACCGGCGGGAAACACCGTTCGGTGTATATTGCAGAACAGCTGGCAGACTACTTCCGCTCGCGCGGTAAAAATGTCCAGTCTCGCCATCGCACGCTGGAAAAACGCAAAACATGA